The proteins below come from a single Chryseobacterium sp. MA9 genomic window:
- a CDS encoding aspartate/glutamate racemase family protein gives MKKLGLVGGISWASTLDYYRLLNEGINQQLGGLNFAECIIYSVNFNHFQQFNADYDWDATFELLYNAAENLKKSGAEAIVLCANTAHIVADRIEEKIGLPLIHITTATANAVKQKGLKKIGLLGTSYTMELDFYKDKLIEGGLEPLIPEKTEDRDYIEDILRNELSRGIINPETKKNYLKIIQELTDRGAEGIILGCTEIPLLIKQEDVSVPVFDTIQIHVDAAVAFAVSKHNITAIS, from the coding sequence ATGAAAAAATTAGGATTGGTAGGGGGCATCAGCTGGGCTTCTACTTTAGACTACTACCGTCTTTTAAATGAAGGAATTAATCAGCAATTAGGTGGATTGAATTTTGCGGAATGTATTATTTATTCTGTCAACTTTAACCATTTTCAGCAATTTAATGCAGATTACGACTGGGATGCTACCTTTGAACTTCTGTACAATGCTGCCGAAAATTTAAAAAAGTCCGGAGCGGAAGCTATTGTACTTTGTGCCAACACAGCCCATATTGTTGCCGACAGGATTGAAGAGAAAATAGGATTACCACTCATTCATATTACAACTGCTACCGCCAATGCCGTTAAACAAAAAGGATTAAAAAAAATCGGTTTATTAGGAACAAGCTATACGATGGAGCTGGATTTTTATAAGGATAAACTGATAGAAGGCGGTCTGGAGCCTCTTATTCCCGAGAAAACTGAAGACAGAGATTATATAGAGGATATTTTAAGAAACGAATTAAGCAGAGGAATTATTAATCCTGAAACCAAAAAAAATTATCTGAAGATTATTCAGGAGCTTACAGACCGTGGAGCAGAGGGAATTATTTTAGGCTGCACAGAAATTCCACTTCTGATCAAACAGGAGGATGTCTCTGTTCCGGTATTTGATACCATTCAAATTCATGTAGATGCTGCTGTAGCATTTGCCGTTTCAAAGCACAACATAACAGCTATTTCATAA
- a CDS encoding polymorphic toxin type 8 domain-containing protein translates to MSINGTLTPSYRYSSQGQENQIDTKWSSYRWRNYDAGMARFFNIDPLSEKYAYQSHYNFSENRVVDGRELEGLEWQSTKREQDLPDDPVEFAEFIGGGINSVRAAVANSLARTVNVLTNNAVSNKYVVEGDGGLTLLTGVPKESFKEKVVNGSFDLATIGMAALGGPEGVLTMQGGKAPAIKAVEEVKNLQKAGRNGKQARLRELAEEPKLGKADKGWLKSDINKVAQGKRTTIRNPPGKDLAHERGREAEKGYSYKYSHLQDRSLHRKQHKYDNGGRKNKERPVEGEK, encoded by the coding sequence TTGAGTATTAATGGTACACTAACTCCGAGCTATAGATACTCTTCTCAGGGACAGGAAAACCAGATTGATACCAAATGGAGTTCTTACCGATGGAGAAACTATGATGCTGGGATGGCAAGGTTCTTTAATATCGACCCTTTAAGTGAAAAATATGCTTATCAATCGCATTATAATTTTTCTGAAAATAGAGTTGTTGATGGAAGAGAATTAGAGGGCTTAGAGTGGCAAAGCACAAAAAGAGAGCAGGATTTACCAGATGACCCAGTAGAGTTTGCCGAATTTATTGGTGGAGGAATTAATAGTGTAAGAGCTGCTGTGGCTAACTCATTGGCAAGAACGGTTAACGTACTTACCAATAATGCTGTAAGTAATAAGTATGTAGTTGAAGGTGACGGCGGCTTAACTTTGTTAACAGGAGTTCCAAAAGAATCTTTCAAAGAAAAAGTTGTAAACGGTTCTTTTGATCTGGCTACAATAGGAATGGCAGCTCTTGGTGGGCCTGAAGGTGTGCTTACAATGCAGGGAGGAAAGGCTCCAGCCATAAAAGCTGTTGAAGAAGTTAAAAATTTACAAAAAGCAGGAAGAAACGGTAAACAGGCAAGACTAAGAGAGCTGGCAGAAGAGCCTAAGCTAGGAAAAGCTGATAAAGGTTGGTTAAAGTCTGATATAAATAAAGTTGCACAGGGAAAGAGAACTACAATCAGAAACCCTCCCGGAAAGGATTTGGCCCATGAAAGAGGACGAGAGGCAGAGAAAGGCTATTCTTATAAATATTCTCATTTACAAGATAGGAGTTTGCATAGGAAACAGCACAAATATGATAATGGAGGAAGAAAGAATAAAGAAAGACCTGTAGAAGGTGAAAAATAA
- a CDS encoding DUF2750 domain-containing protein, translated as MHSKEIENILKLEPFKRYEYFIKKAADFEQLWTIIDQDGNYVISEIDEFSLISFWPAEEFVTLYLEEGWEDYKPIKLTLDDLKEDVFEIINTENYLINVFPVNGKSGFVVSLEEFDRDLQDELDKIE; from the coding sequence ATGCATAGCAAAGAAATCGAAAACATTTTAAAATTAGAGCCTTTTAAAAGATATGAATACTTTATTAAGAAGGCTGCAGACTTCGAACAACTTTGGACAATTATTGATCAGGATGGGAATTATGTTATTTCAGAAATTGATGAATTTAGCCTTATCTCATTTTGGCCTGCTGAAGAGTTTGTTACGTTATATCTGGAAGAAGGCTGGGAAGATTACAAACCCATAAAATTAACTTTAGATGATTTAAAAGAAGACGTGTTCGAGATCATTAACACTGAAAATTATTTAATAAATGTGTTTCCTGTAAATGGAAAATCAGGATTTGTAGTAAGCCTAGAAGAATTTGATCGAGATTTACAAGATGAGCTGGATAAGATAGAATAA
- a CDS encoding DUF4329 domain-containing protein, whose product MNTSNSITPNYRYSTQGQEKQTETGWSSYKWRNYDAAMGRFFNVDPLSEKYNTWSTYAFSGNRVIDARELEGLEPYVHYNTLDDAAENFAVQYNSTSIVLNVELGTTFYAGTTKDGKTYYSYVQPQGQINYDINGIKIPGTSALVDLEIPEETTKAGDGHSHAADMAGRKKNYVEDDNKMSSQDIYSARGSGDWSKRSIQYVVTPNGQLIIYDPNPDAPGSRKNRTVKTSTPIPSDPLSPTRKNKQDPTICPTYDPLIIDSNGQVVVPKVQEPAKEKNNNKIN is encoded by the coding sequence TTGAATACTTCAAATTCAATCACTCCAAATTATAGATATTCCACACAAGGACAGGAAAAACAGACAGAAACAGGCTGGAGTTCTTATAAGTGGAGGAACTATGATGCTGCAATGGGAAGGTTCTTTAATGTTGATCCGTTAAGTGAAAAGTACAATACTTGGTCCACGTATGCTTTTAGTGGAAACAGAGTTATTGATGCAAGGGAACTTGAGGGATTAGAGCCATATGTACATTATAATACTTTAGATGATGCGGCAGAAAACTTTGCTGTTCAGTATAACAGTACTTCTATAGTTTTAAATGTGGAATTAGGAACAACTTTTTATGCTGGAACAACAAAGGACGGGAAAACGTATTACTCCTATGTACAGCCACAGGGTCAAATTAATTATGATATAAATGGAATAAAGATTCCTGGTACGAGTGCATTAGTTGATTTGGAAATTCCGGAGGAAACAACTAAGGCTGGTGATGGACATAGCCATGCTGCTGATATGGCTGGACGAAAAAAGAATTATGTTGAAGATGATAATAAGATGAGTAGTCAGGATATATATTCTGCAAGAGGAAGTGGAGATTGGTCAAAAAGATCTATTCAGTACGTGGTAACTCCAAATGGTCAATTAATTATTTATGATCCAAATCCGGACGCACCAGGAAGTAGGAAAAATCGCACTGTGAAAACATCGACTCCTATACCTAGTGACCCTTTAAGTCCAACAAGAAAGAATAAGCAAGATCCCACAATTTGTCCAACATATGATCCTTTGATTATTGATAGTAATGGTCAGGTAGTTGTGCCAAAAGTACAAGAGCCTGCAAAAGAGAAAAATAATAATAAAATCAATTAA